The Marinobacter subterrani genome has a segment encoding these proteins:
- a CDS encoding beta-ketoacyl-ACP synthase III — protein sequence MTFARITGTGSYLPDNIVTNKDLEKMVDTTDQWIRERTGIERRHIAVEGQTTVDLAEQAAKNAIEAAGIKAEDIDLIVFATSTPDKIFPSSACILQARLGIHGCPAFDIQAVCSGFVYALATAEKFIKTGSSKKALVIGAEVFSRIINWEDRGTCVLFGDGAGAVILEADEETGILSTHIHADGQYEDLLHVPCGIADNYDQVKAGRAFVEMKGNEVFKVAVNTLGKIVDETLEANQMQKSDIDWLVPHQANLRIITATARKLNMSMDQVVVTVNEHGNTSAASIPLALDVAVRDGRIKRNEVLLLEAFGGGFTWGSALLRY from the coding sequence ATGACCTTTGCACGAATTACCGGCACCGGCTCTTACCTGCCAGACAATATCGTTACCAATAAAGACCTCGAGAAGATGGTCGACACAACGGACCAGTGGATTCGCGAGCGCACGGGAATCGAGAGACGTCACATTGCTGTTGAAGGCCAGACTACCGTCGATCTCGCTGAACAGGCCGCGAAAAATGCCATTGAAGCGGCGGGCATCAAGGCTGAAGACATAGATCTGATCGTTTTTGCCACCTCTACCCCGGACAAGATATTCCCGAGCTCGGCGTGCATCCTCCAGGCGCGTCTGGGCATTCACGGCTGCCCTGCTTTTGATATTCAGGCGGTCTGCAGCGGCTTTGTGTACGCCCTCGCCACAGCGGAGAAGTTCATCAAGACCGGTAGTAGCAAGAAAGCGCTGGTCATCGGGGCTGAGGTTTTCTCCCGCATCATTAACTGGGAAGACCGTGGTACCTGTGTTCTGTTCGGGGACGGTGCCGGCGCGGTGATTCTGGAGGCGGATGAGGAAACCGGCATTCTCTCCACGCATATTCATGCCGATGGTCAGTATGAAGACCTGCTCCACGTGCCATGCGGTATTGCCGACAACTACGATCAGGTCAAGGCCGGGCGTGCGTTCGTCGAGATGAAGGGCAATGAAGTGTTCAAGGTGGCCGTAAACACCCTTGGCAAGATTGTCGATGAGACCCTCGAGGCGAACCAGATGCAGAAGTCGGACATCGACTGGCTCGTGCCCCACCAGGCCAATCTGCGGATTATTACCGCCACCGCCAGAAAACTGAATATGTCGATGGACCAGGTTGTGGTAACAGTTAATGAGCATGGCAACACCTCTGCCGCCTCCATTCCCCTCGCACTCGATGTGGCCGTACGGGACGGGCGCATCAAGCGCAACGAGGTGTTGCTGCTGGAAGCGTTCGGTGGCGGTTTTACCTGGGGGTCGGCCCTGCTGAGATACTGA
- a CDS encoding LysR family transcriptional regulator, whose product MKLNYHHLYYFWKVARTGHLTRAAESLHISQSALSGQIRKLEESLGHDLFIREGRRLKLSEAGRMAFSYAEEIFRQGEELTALFASGAQPNREILRIGAVATLSRNFQEGFIQPLLNREDLELSLQSSHIDELLRRLSAHRLDLILANQSVQGDEQNPWRSRLIARQPVSIIGPPGTVAHGNFAEVLRGRSLIVPGPDNNIRQAFDQLCEYHRLRPNIAAEVDDMAMMRLLTRDTGHFAIMPPVVVRDELKAGALADYGALPGVFEEFYAISIRRQFETPALRELLSQSSDNFLTRAPVGHSG is encoded by the coding sequence ATGAAGCTCAACTACCATCATCTTTATTACTTCTGGAAAGTGGCCCGTACCGGCCATCTGACCCGCGCTGCCGAGTCGCTGCATATTTCCCAATCCGCCCTTTCCGGTCAGATACGGAAGCTGGAGGAAAGCCTGGGCCACGACCTGTTTATCCGGGAGGGGCGGCGGCTGAAGCTGTCCGAAGCCGGACGAATGGCATTTTCCTACGCAGAGGAAATTTTCAGGCAGGGCGAGGAACTGACGGCACTGTTTGCGTCTGGCGCTCAGCCAAACCGGGAAATCCTGAGGATTGGCGCGGTCGCGACTCTGTCCCGGAATTTCCAGGAAGGTTTCATTCAGCCATTGCTCAACCGCGAAGATCTGGAACTGAGCCTGCAGAGCAGCCATATCGATGAGTTGCTGCGCCGCCTCTCGGCGCACCGCCTGGACCTGATCCTGGCCAACCAGTCGGTCCAGGGCGATGAGCAGAATCCCTGGCGTTCCCGTCTGATTGCCAGGCAGCCTGTGAGCATCATCGGGCCACCGGGGACCGTCGCTCACGGAAATTTCGCCGAAGTGCTCCGGGGCCGGAGCCTCATTGTTCCGGGGCCAGACAACAACATACGCCAGGCGTTTGACCAGCTCTGCGAGTACCACCGGCTGCGCCCGAACATCGCTGCGGAAGTCGATGACATGGCCATGATGCGTCTGCTGACCCGGGACACCGGGCATTTTGCCATCATGCCACCGGTGGTTGTTCGCGATGAGCTGAAAGCCGGCGCTCTGGCGGATTACGGCGCCCTGCCCGGCGTGTTTGAGGAATTCTACGCGATCAGCATCCGGCGCCAGTTCGAGACTCCGGCCCTGCGCGAACTGCTGTCGCAATCGTCAGATAATTTTCTGACCCGGGCACCGGTTGGTCATTCTGGCTAG
- a CDS encoding diguanylate cyclase domain-containing protein, whose product MSDVRFPKRRIIISAVVALLAGVAISLALGRLLYSEESRTVTLEFKADIDQLSASIEREVLLNLEILYALKAAVGTMPDMTRDRFETLTRKVLDRSPAIQAFAWAPIVERDQLPEFIREQRMTYPEFSVTEAGAEGLSPVRARAEYVPVQYIEPLADNRAALGFDLASEASRRKALTRAGESGEMVATAGIRLVQEPEDQNGFLVFAPLYEFAPGTSGTVADSHQTGFINGVFRVGELVKQAVGSERRTDLLLEVIDRTGDEETVLYRSGRPDAPGWRFEDRYRAGQFEIAGRQWSVEAVPSEGLIKERRGLLPIFVSSAGIVLVCVVVGYFLAGARRNAQLSEAKAELEQISLTDSLTGLANRRHFDAVLKQEVRRASREKTPLSLLMIDIDYFKEYNDEYGHPAGDQCLVQVAEILGAMIKRPADLVARYGGEEFAIILPDTANPTPIAKACRKAVLDRGIPHPRSPVADIVTISLGVTTIPPETEVDPGEVVDRADKLLYEAKASGRNRVCGG is encoded by the coding sequence TTGTCCGACGTACGTTTTCCAAAACGGCGAATAATCATTTCAGCCGTTGTTGCACTGCTCGCTGGCGTGGCAATCAGCCTGGCCCTGGGGCGGCTTTTGTATAGCGAGGAATCCAGAACCGTTACGCTGGAGTTCAAGGCCGACATCGACCAACTTTCCGCGAGTATCGAGCGCGAGGTTCTCTTGAATCTGGAAATCCTGTATGCGCTTAAGGCTGCCGTCGGGACCATGCCAGACATGACTCGTGACCGTTTTGAGACTCTGACCAGGAAGGTATTGGACCGGTCACCTGCGATTCAGGCGTTTGCCTGGGCGCCGATTGTTGAACGTGATCAGCTGCCGGAATTCATTCGGGAACAGAGAATGACCTATCCGGAATTTTCGGTCACAGAGGCCGGGGCGGAGGGTCTGAGTCCTGTGCGTGCGCGGGCGGAATATGTGCCGGTTCAATATATCGAGCCTCTGGCGGATAATCGAGCGGCGCTTGGCTTCGACCTTGCCAGTGAGGCTTCTCGCCGAAAGGCTTTGACCCGGGCTGGTGAATCCGGAGAGATGGTAGCCACGGCAGGCATCCGGCTGGTTCAGGAGCCAGAGGATCAGAACGGGTTTCTTGTCTTCGCGCCGCTATATGAATTCGCGCCGGGCACCAGCGGGACAGTCGCTGATAGCCACCAAACCGGTTTTATCAACGGGGTCTTCCGGGTGGGTGAGTTGGTCAAGCAGGCGGTCGGCAGCGAGCGCAGGACGGACCTCCTTCTGGAAGTCATCGATAGAACGGGTGACGAAGAAACGGTGCTGTACCGGTCTGGTCGTCCCGATGCGCCCGGATGGCGATTTGAGGATCGGTACCGCGCCGGTCAATTCGAGATCGCAGGCAGGCAGTGGTCGGTCGAGGCGGTGCCTTCCGAGGGGTTAATAAAAGAAAGACGCGGGCTTTTACCGATCTTTGTCAGTTCCGCCGGCATCGTTCTTGTGTGTGTTGTCGTCGGTTACTTCCTCGCAGGGGCCAGGAGAAATGCACAGCTGAGCGAAGCAAAGGCGGAGCTGGAGCAGATCTCCCTCACCGATTCGCTTACCGGGTTGGCAAACCGGCGGCACTTTGATGCCGTCCTTAAGCAGGAAGTTCGCCGGGCCAGTCGTGAGAAAACGCCTCTATCACTGCTGATGATCGATATCGACTACTTCAAGGAATACAACGATGAGTATGGTCATCCGGCCGGCGACCAGTGTCTGGTACAAGTAGCAGAGATTCTCGGTGCCATGATTAAACGACCCGCAGATCTGGTGGCACGTTATGGCGGCGAAGAGTTCGCAATCATCCTGCCGGACACCGCCAACCCCACTCCTATTGCCAAAGCCTGCCGAAAAGCCGTTCTGGACCGGGGCATACCACACCCGCGTTCTCCGGTCGCAGACATTGTGACTATCAGTCTTGGTGTGACCACAATTCCTCCCGAAACCGAAGTTGATCCCGGGGAAGTTGTCGACAGGGCAGATAAGCTCCTTTATGAAGCCAAGGCGTCGGGGCGTAACCGGGTCTGTGGAGGCTGA
- a CDS encoding flavin-containing monooxygenase, whose translation MTQNSSRKRPSILIIGTGFGGLGMAITLKQAGFTNLTMLEKAHRVGGTWRDNTYPGAACDVQSHFYSYSFEPRHDWSRKFGLQPEILGYMDHCLEKYQLGEHIRCNAEVKEASFDERNNQWIVTLTSGEQLTASVLITATGQLNQPAWPKLEGLDRFQGKLFHSARWDHDYDLAGKHVAVIGTGASAIQFVPEIAPKVKQLDLFQRSAAWVLPKPDRPFTAWEQAAFRKVPAWDRLYRYLIYWKNESRALAFTRFSGLLGIYANQAKCEAGRWVTDPAKLKHIIPDYKIGCKRILISNDWYPAINRPNVNLITDPIDHIEEYGVVTRGGQHHPVDAIICGTGFRASDFLSPIRITGRSGKTLNEAWQNGAAAFKGITVSGFPNLFMLYGPNTNLAHNSILYMLESQFRYVLGCVETLEKYPGSAMDVRQDRQDRFGRVVQQRLKDTVWNSGCSSWYLDANGRNTINWPGFSFTYRFATRRVDTADYHFSQPSTTAL comes from the coding sequence ATGACCCAGAACAGCAGCCGTAAACGCCCGTCCATTCTGATAATCGGCACCGGTTTCGGTGGCCTGGGCATGGCCATCACACTGAAACAGGCGGGCTTTACCAATCTGACCATGCTGGAAAAGGCCCACCGGGTGGGCGGCACCTGGCGCGATAATACCTATCCCGGCGCAGCCTGTGACGTGCAATCGCACTTCTACTCCTATTCGTTCGAGCCCAGGCACGACTGGTCCCGGAAGTTCGGACTGCAGCCGGAAATACTCGGGTACATGGACCATTGCTTGGAGAAATACCAGCTCGGCGAGCACATCCGATGCAATGCAGAGGTTAAGGAAGCCAGCTTCGACGAGCGCAACAACCAATGGATAGTCACCCTGACAAGCGGCGAGCAACTGACCGCCAGTGTGCTGATTACCGCGACCGGCCAGCTCAATCAACCGGCCTGGCCGAAACTTGAAGGCCTGGATCGATTCCAGGGGAAACTGTTCCATTCCGCCCGCTGGGATCACGATTACGACCTGGCTGGCAAGCACGTGGCGGTGATTGGCACCGGAGCCAGCGCCATCCAGTTCGTGCCGGAAATTGCCCCGAAAGTGAAACAACTGGATCTGTTCCAACGCTCTGCCGCCTGGGTCCTGCCCAAGCCGGACCGCCCCTTCACGGCCTGGGAGCAGGCGGCGTTCCGGAAGGTTCCGGCCTGGGACCGCTTGTACCGCTACCTTATCTACTGGAAGAACGAGAGCCGGGCCCTGGCATTCACCCGGTTCAGTGGGTTGCTTGGGATCTACGCGAACCAGGCCAAATGCGAAGCCGGTAGATGGGTTACCGATCCGGCGAAGCTGAAACACATCATCCCCGACTACAAAATCGGCTGTAAGCGCATCCTGATTTCCAACGACTGGTATCCGGCCATTAACCGGCCCAATGTAAATCTGATAACCGATCCCATTGACCATATTGAGGAATACGGCGTGGTGACCCGGGGCGGCCAGCACCACCCGGTCGATGCCATCATTTGCGGAACCGGTTTCCGCGCCTCTGATTTTCTCTCCCCGATCCGGATTACCGGCCGCAGTGGAAAAACGCTGAACGAGGCCTGGCAGAACGGCGCCGCGGCGTTCAAAGGCATTACTGTCAGCGGCTTCCCCAACCTGTTCATGCTCTATGGCCCGAATACCAATCTGGCTCACAACTCGATTCTGTACATGCTGGAATCGCAGTTCCGCTATGTTCTGGGATGCGTTGAAACACTGGAAAAATACCCCGGCTCCGCCATGGACGTTCGCCAGGACCGACAGGACCGGTTTGGCCGGGTCGTCCAGCAGCGCCTCAAGGACACTGTCTGGAACTCCGGCTGCAGTTCCTGGTATCTCGATGCCAATGGCCGGAATACCATTAACTGGCCGGGATTTTCCTTCACCTACCGGTTCGCGACCCGTCGGGTCGATACTGCGGACTATCACTTCAGTCAACCCTCGACGACCGCTCTTTGA
- a CDS encoding NADH-quinone oxidoreductase subunit L — protein sequence MNPIAEFSSLLVLAIWLIVPVGLFVLAGLSGWLKNPLKLNHCWRLAGWMMVASMAASLMVALLLVIQSRIGGDSNTLVSLGSRFGLYPDGIAVWMALMVAFIGWVILRFADNYLSQDPGRDRFLPWFLVTVGSVLVLVFTNHLLTLAGAWIGVSLALHHLLTLYQDRPQARMAAVQKFIVSRVGDALVISGVVALYLHYGTFYLPDMIQSEAARAGGSTALTVASVVLALAAALKCAQIPFHGWLIRVMEAPTPVSALLHAGVINLGGFLWLRLFPVFDGFTAGHMILLVVGGMTAVVAVLTMMTQYSVKHALAWSTCAQMGFMLFEIGMGAYTLALLHLLAHSLYKAHSFLASGRTVVVSAATGFPEPRVASRLVWAGSTGLVAAFILFQAPGIVEHNPVFGALLVLAVAAAAMGIPTGATGAMRLRLAGLAVLLVPLYSLLHLLLGPAVPAHEGFAIPAIAYGLGLAMIALLASCSLLILFGARSRLAQALRAHFRQGLYLELPFDRLTRFLAAEALKVPSMFRRVPHHPFRLEEKS from the coding sequence ATGAATCCAATCGCTGAGTTTTCGTCACTTCTGGTACTGGCCATCTGGCTGATAGTGCCGGTGGGTCTGTTTGTTCTGGCCGGACTGAGTGGCTGGCTGAAAAATCCCCTTAAACTGAACCACTGCTGGCGCCTCGCCGGATGGATGATGGTGGCCTCCATGGCAGCTTCGCTGATGGTCGCCCTGTTGCTGGTCATCCAGTCCCGCATTGGTGGTGATAGCAACACCCTGGTGTCACTGGGCAGCCGTTTCGGCCTGTATCCCGACGGCATTGCTGTCTGGATGGCCCTGATGGTCGCCTTCATTGGCTGGGTGATTCTTCGGTTTGCGGACAACTATCTCAGCCAGGATCCCGGCCGTGACCGGTTTCTTCCCTGGTTTCTGGTAACGGTGGGTTCCGTCCTGGTGCTGGTGTTCACCAACCACCTGCTGACCCTCGCCGGCGCCTGGATCGGCGTCAGCCTGGCCTTGCACCATCTCCTGACGCTTTACCAGGACCGGCCGCAGGCGCGCATGGCGGCGGTTCAGAAGTTTATTGTCAGCCGTGTGGGCGATGCCCTGGTGATCTCCGGCGTGGTGGCGCTGTATCTCCATTACGGCACCTTCTATCTGCCGGACATGATCCAGAGCGAAGCCGCCCGCGCGGGAGGATCAACCGCACTGACGGTCGCGTCGGTTGTGCTGGCGCTCGCCGCTGCGCTCAAATGTGCCCAGATTCCCTTCCACGGCTGGCTGATCCGGGTAATGGAGGCGCCGACACCGGTTTCGGCGCTACTTCACGCCGGAGTGATCAATCTCGGCGGCTTTCTCTGGCTGCGTCTGTTCCCGGTTTTTGACGGGTTTACAGCGGGCCACATGATTCTGCTGGTGGTCGGTGGCATGACGGCGGTGGTTGCCGTTCTCACCATGATGACCCAGTACTCGGTCAAGCATGCGCTTGCCTGGTCTACCTGCGCCCAGATGGGCTTCATGCTGTTCGAAATCGGCATGGGCGCCTACACCCTGGCACTGCTGCACCTGCTGGCCCACTCGCTCTACAAGGCGCATTCCTTCCTGGCGTCCGGGCGCACCGTGGTGGTTTCGGCTGCAACCGGGTTCCCGGAGCCTCGTGTGGCCAGCCGCCTGGTCTGGGCAGGCTCCACGGGGCTGGTGGCGGCGTTCATCCTGTTTCAGGCACCGGGTATCGTGGAGCACAACCCGGTGTTCGGAGCGCTTCTGGTCCTGGCGGTAGCTGCGGCGGCCATGGGCATTCCGACGGGTGCAACCGGCGCCATGAGGCTCCGGCTTGCGGGCCTGGCGGTGTTGCTGGTTCCGCTGTACTCGCTGCTGCACCTGCTGCTGGGCCCCGCCGTGCCGGCGCATGAGGGGTTTGCGATACCGGCCATTGCTTACGGCCTGGGCCTTGCGATGATCGCGCTGCTGGCCAGCTGTTCACTGCTGATTCTGTTTGGAGCGCGCTCCCGGTTAGCCCAGGCACTCCGTGCCCACTTCCGGCAGGGGCTTTACCTGGAGCTGCCCTTCGACCGCCTGACCCGTTTCCTGGCGGCAGAAGCGCTGAAAGTGCCGAGCATGTTCCGCAGGGTTCCCCATCATCCGTTCCGTCTGGAGGAGAAGTCATGA
- a CDS encoding YbcC family protein: MTNVCVSVPELQVMNEGWREPFRKACGRIAPAWPLDQWIAVNPFWGLRQLPASRADQILKERAGFSILMPAEYYREAWEGGRIRKEDLQASIDERGGDRVGEQSDEHDTAWYLGWLSRAPTTPAPLRGSILDTFPGATGNHEISGLTEAASDQVSRVCGAFFDQRQGRWSISDSEASLFSFWLEQVRRDLALDFTTGLAGLRTFFKAVPDTIDHAILEAIQRIRVSGAELEGLCHSLLLRVNGWASWCRGVDWRAGLEGRSSDRCGEILAIMLVWESAGVAFASTGQKAEWQRSKTRARRAGGAEEQKHLWVWQRALEIGYQRTLWRAIASGSADAVRSRSHHENPEVQAVFCIDVRSEVMRRHLEAVYPAVQTLGFAGFFGMPIDHQRHGPLAPLRRLPGLLPASYRLIDTKGSLREDLAENRKRDQKEIARESVRKAKYTSLSTFTLVETTGLAWAWKLVKDTLKHGRKAGDTESLDGRLVHDHGGDPLSDAEKVSLVANMLRGMSLTSRFAPLLVLVGHGSHTDNNPNQAGLDCGACGGQSGGVNARLAARLVNDPQVRAGLAAEGIRIPDFTWAIAAEHCTATDKVTIADRHLVPDSHVQKLADLEARFAEAGLRVRKERATPLKLNGLSDDSLRQAMETRTRDWSEVRPEWGLANNAAIVFAKRSKTRGSDLGGRVFLHDYDPALDDDGNLLAALLAAPMIVANWINLQYFASVTVPGVYGSGNKLLHSVVGGNVGVVEGNGTQLRIGLPLQSVHDGTYWRHEPLRLTVLIDAPAERIETVLREEPDVAALVENQWVSLHRMSEGGVEHYDNGTWTAVG; this comes from the coding sequence ATGACCAACGTCTGCGTATCGGTGCCCGAGTTGCAGGTAATGAATGAAGGCTGGCGGGAGCCTTTCCGGAAGGCATGTGGCCGGATCGCACCGGCCTGGCCCCTGGACCAGTGGATTGCGGTGAACCCGTTCTGGGGCCTGAGGCAACTTCCGGCCTCGAGAGCCGATCAGATTCTCAAGGAACGGGCCGGTTTCAGCATATTGATGCCAGCAGAATACTACCGCGAGGCCTGGGAGGGCGGGCGGATCCGCAAGGAGGATCTCCAGGCCAGTATTGACGAGCGGGGTGGCGACCGGGTTGGCGAGCAGAGTGACGAGCACGATACAGCCTGGTATCTGGGCTGGCTCAGCCGTGCGCCCACGACACCGGCTCCCCTGCGGGGCTCTATTCTGGATACCTTTCCGGGTGCAACCGGTAACCATGAAATCAGCGGCCTGACTGAAGCCGCGAGTGACCAGGTCTCCCGTGTCTGTGGTGCCTTTTTTGATCAGCGACAGGGCCGGTGGTCTATATCTGATTCCGAGGCAAGCCTGTTCAGCTTCTGGCTGGAGCAGGTTCGTCGGGATCTGGCCCTGGACTTCACCACCGGCCTGGCTGGCTTGCGTACGTTCTTCAAGGCCGTTCCGGACACCATCGACCACGCCATTCTGGAAGCTATCCAGCGGATTCGTGTCTCCGGCGCGGAACTGGAAGGCCTGTGCCACAGCCTTTTGCTCCGGGTGAACGGCTGGGCATCCTGGTGTCGTGGCGTTGACTGGCGAGCCGGCCTTGAGGGCCGGTCCTCCGATCGTTGCGGAGAGATACTGGCGATCATGCTGGTGTGGGAGTCGGCCGGCGTCGCTTTTGCCTCGACCGGCCAGAAAGCCGAGTGGCAAAGAAGCAAGACCCGGGCACGGCGTGCCGGCGGTGCTGAGGAGCAGAAACATCTCTGGGTCTGGCAGCGGGCCCTGGAAATTGGCTATCAGCGCACCCTGTGGCGGGCGATAGCATCGGGATCGGCGGATGCAGTCCGGTCAAGGTCGCATCATGAAAATCCGGAGGTTCAGGCGGTGTTCTGTATCGACGTGCGCTCGGAAGTGATGCGCCGTCACCTCGAGGCGGTTTATCCTGCGGTACAGACGCTGGGTTTCGCCGGCTTTTTTGGCATGCCTATTGACCATCAGCGGCATGGCCCGCTGGCCCCGCTGCGCCGCTTGCCGGGTCTGTTGCCGGCTTCCTACCGGTTGATCGACACAAAGGGCAGTCTGCGCGAGGACCTGGCCGAGAACCGGAAACGGGATCAGAAAGAGATTGCCCGGGAATCCGTCAGAAAAGCGAAATATACCAGCCTCTCCACCTTCACCCTGGTTGAGACCACCGGACTGGCGTGGGCCTGGAAGCTGGTAAAAGATACCCTGAAGCACGGCCGCAAAGCCGGTGATACTGAGAGCCTGGACGGCCGACTGGTTCATGATCACGGCGGCGACCCTCTTTCGGATGCCGAAAAGGTGTCCCTGGTTGCCAACATGCTCAGGGGCATGTCGCTAACCAGCCGCTTCGCGCCACTGCTGGTTCTCGTCGGCCATGGCAGCCATACCGACAATAACCCGAACCAGGCTGGCCTGGATTGTGGCGCCTGCGGCGGGCAGAGTGGCGGCGTCAATGCCCGACTTGCGGCCCGCCTTGTCAACGATCCCCAGGTCAGGGCGGGGCTGGCCGCCGAAGGCATCAGGATTCCGGACTTCACCTGGGCGATCGCGGCAGAGCATTGCACGGCAACAGACAAAGTGACCATTGCTGATCGACACCTGGTGCCGGACTCCCACGTCCAGAAGCTGGCAGACCTGGAAGCCAGGTTTGCAGAAGCCGGGTTACGCGTGCGCAAGGAGCGGGCCACTCCGCTGAAACTGAACGGGCTGAGTGATGACAGTCTCCGGCAGGCCATGGAAACCCGGACCCGGGACTGGTCGGAAGTACGCCCTGAGTGGGGCCTGGCCAACAATGCGGCCATCGTTTTTGCCAAGAGGAGCAAGACCCGGGGCAGTGACCTTGGCGGCCGTGTGTTTCTGCACGACTACGACCCGGCGCTGGACGACGACGGCAACCTTCTGGCAGCACTGCTTGCCGCCCCGATGATTGTTGCCAACTGGATCAATCTCCAGTACTTCGCGTCGGTAACCGTCCCCGGCGTCTATGGCTCAGGCAATAAGCTGCTGCACTCGGTGGTGGGTGGCAATGTCGGGGTTGTGGAGGGGAATGGAACGCAGCTGAGAATCGGGCTGCCTCTTCAGTCAGTGCACGACGGCACCTACTGGCGACACGAACCGCTTCGCCTGACCGTGCTGATTGATGCGCCGGCGGAGCGGATTGAAACGGTTCTGCGCGAGGAGCCAGACGTGGCGGCGCTGGTAGAAAACCAATGGGTTAGTCTGCACCGGATGTCCGAAGGCGGTGTGGAGCACTACGACAACGGAACCTGGACAGCGGTAGGCTGA
- a CDS encoding YebG family protein, protein MAVQAVYFSDRDGLDMALKNPETMLFTSKAEADARDRVLELAEEIQVFLSRKVEGLGDDLAERCAMAIAEDKDLFQKALKKPELLNAEQE, encoded by the coding sequence ATGGCAGTACAAGCAGTCTACTTTTCCGATAGGGACGGCCTGGATATGGCACTGAAAAATCCTGAGACGATGCTGTTCACCTCCAAAGCCGAAGCCGACGCCCGAGACAGGGTTCTGGAGCTGGCCGAAGAAATCCAGGTCTTTCTGAGCCGCAAGGTTGAAGGTCTTGGCGATGATCTGGCCGAGCGCTGTGCCATGGCCATTGCCGAAGACAAAGATCTGTTCCAGAAAGCCCTCAAGAAACCCGAGCTGCTGAACGCAGAACAGGAATAA